GGCGAGCCACGCCTCGACGGCGACCGACGGCGCCGGTGTCAGCAATTCCGACAGCACGTTGGTGTCGAGGATGATCACCGGGAAAAGTCCGGCGCTTCGCGGATCGCCTCGCGTGGGGGTACTTCGAGAGTGATGCCGCCGGTCGACGCGATGCGGGCGCGAATGGCGGCGGCGAGATTGCCTGGTTGCCGTTCACTCGTCGATAGCGCCACGCGCAGAATATCGCGGGCCTCGTCTTCCATGGACCGTCCGTGCGCGGCGGCGCGCAGCCTGAGCCGCTGCTTGAGGCTATCATCGAGATTGCGGATCGTCATGCTAGCCATCGGAAGGCCTCCGTTCATCATTGATTGCAATTTAATCATTGATTGCAGCTGTTGCAATGCTCGTCCGTCAGGAGCGCCGTTGCAAATGCCCAACCCTCGGGCTCGCCTTGCCGCCTTCAGCGACTCGAGAAAGCTTGCTATCGATACTGGGTCGCCATCAATAGTGGGAAAGTCCAGACATCTTGAATAGTCACAATTGATGTTGCGAATAGTGCCGAGTTCCCGGACGCTTCGAGGAAGATCGTGCGGAACGATCCAGTCCCAGTGGAGCAGGGCGGAGGCTTTACATTGAGGCGCTGACGGCAGATTGCGCAAGGATGTCACGATGAAGGCACCGACGATGTTCCTGTTCTGTGCTCAAACGATCGCATAATATCCTGGAAGAGGCTGTCTTGCGGAGCACAGAGCGCGCTGTACCATGACGGGCAACTACAAGTTCTGATGCAAAGCAGACATTTGCCAATGACCCGCGCGCCTCCTCTGGCGATCGCTAGCCGCCGCACGGTGCGCCCGCTAGCCGCGCAGGGCTTTCAGGCGGTCGGGTTCACTCGCGAACGGTTGCGATCTGGAACAGAGCCTTGCTGATCGTATCGATCCGACAACCCTGCGAGTAAGGCCGGGGCGACAAGATAAAGGATGATGGCGATCGCCACGACGCCTGTGAACCCGACATGCATCGCAAGCAGTGCGGCGACGATCGCGCTCAGCACCGACGCACAGCCATTGATCCCCCACGCCCAGGGAATAAACTCGTCCGAGCGTGCACCGACGTGGCCGAGGCCGAGGGGGAACGGCATGCCCATAAAGACCGCGAGCGGCGCGATCAGGAGGAGTGTGATCGCGATCTTCGCGGCATCTGGCAGTGCCATGAACCGTTCGAATATCAAGGGCAGTGCGAGCAGGTAGGTGGCAGCCAGGAGTGCAATCCCCACGACGGCGAAGGCAATGCCGCGCACCGGCGATCCGCGTCCGACAGCAGCCATCCACCGTGCGGCTACGGCGCTACCGAGACCGGCGAAGGCAAGGAAGCCCGCAAGCACGACAGCGACAGCGTAGAGCGGATGGCCGAGGAACAGCACGAAGCGCTGGATGAAGGCGATCTCGATGAAGAGGAAGGCCAAGCCCAAGGCAAGGAAATAGAGTCCGAAGCGCAGCCGGTGTCCGGCTCTCCCGAGTGCGTGCCGGCGAAGCCAGAGCGGCAGGAGGATCAGGACGGCGCTGAGGATCGCGGCCTGACCGAGCGTCGTCACCAGGATCAGGTAGCCCCAGTCGAGCATCGCTGCCCCACCTTGGGTGCGCAGCGTCACGAGTTCGGGCAGAGCGCGCCACCGGAAGAAGTCGAAGAAATAGGGCCGATTGTCAGTCGCCGGTGCAATATCGAACTTGTAGCGCTCGATGAAGTCGGCGCGCCCAGGACCGAGGAGAGCGAGGGCTCCCGCGTAGAGATATTCCTGGTCGAGCTGGTTATAGCGGTTCACGTCGCTCGCGGAGATGCCTGGCGCCCAGGAGACATCAAAGAAATTCTCGGCGGCGAAGCGGCGGATGGCGGCGATGTCTTCGCCGGTGAACGGCGATTTGGCGACGAGCAGGGTTGCCGTATTCCAACTCCGGATCAGCACCAGGTGCCGGCCTGGCTGGGACACCCCATCCGCTTCAAGCGCAACGGTAGCAGTGGCAAACAGCTTGAGGATGTCGCGCGGCGGCATCCGCAGCCATCGCGTGATCGCCACGATCCCGTCTGCTCTCAACACCGCTAGGTAATCCCGCATTGCCTCCACGGTGTAGGTATAGTTCTCATGCATGCTCTGCACTCCGGCCGCGGCCGCGCCGAAGGAGTCGAGGAGCGGCATCTGGATCAGGTCATAACGCTCGCCAGTGGTCGCAACGAAGGCGCGTGCCTCGGCTAGATGCAGATGCACGTTCGGTCGGCTGAAGATGCCGCCGACGAATTCCGCGAAGCGATTCCGAGCGAGGTCGATCATCTGTGGGTTGACCTCTACGGCATCCACGATTTCGGCTCCGGCGCGTAGCGCCAGCAGCACCTGCTCGCCGCCGCCGGCGCCGAGGATTAGCACTCGCGGCCGCTCAAGGATGCGGTACGGGAGCGCCGCCGTTGTCCGGTCGAGATAGGCGACCGTCGCCGGATCGCCGCCATAGGTGGTGATCGCCGTTATACTGTCGCCATCGGTATAGACGGCGAGTTGCGCGGGCGGCTCTTGGGTGTTGGCGAGGCTGAGGCCCGGCGCGTACCGGAATGGGATGGTCGGGCTCTCGACAACCGTCAACAGTCCGAGCGGGCTTGATCGCTCCTCGACTACCCGCGCGTTCGGCACTTCGAGAGCGATGCGGAGACCCTTGTACTCAGACATGTGCAGGCCGGGGGCCGTCCAGGACGGTGGTAGCCGCACCGTGATGACCGCGGCTGCAAGCCCGAGGATGCCCGCGGCGAACCACCGATGGCGAGCCATGCCCGTCGCGGCGAGGGCAGCCGCCGCGAATCCCAGCGCTGCGACGAAGCGCAACGCTTCGGAGGGAAAGACCAGGAACAAGAGTCCGACGATACCGAGCGCACCGATCCCTGCGCCGACGAGGTCAAAGGCATAGACGCGCCCGGTCTGAACGGGATGGCGGCTAAAGGCAAGGCCGATACAGGTTGCACCGAAAAAGAAGGGCAAGATCAGGAGAGCATAGATGGCCGCAAGCCAACCGAGCTGCCGCGGATTCCAGACGATCTCGAGCGGGTTGAACGGCAGGCGCTCGGCACAGGCGAAGCTGGCAACCGCAGTAATTCCGAACAGAGCCGCCGACGCTGCGAAGGCGGCCGGGTACCGTTCCACCAGGGGGCGGCGAGCCAACGCAAGGAATGTACCGCTCGCGCCAAAGCCCAGGAGCGCGATGCTTATCATCATATAGGCAAAATGATGCCACTGAATGATCGAAAACAGCCTTATCAGCAGCACTTCGTAGGCAAGGGTCGCCGCCGATATGAGACCAATCGGCAGCAGGCGCCCCGCTCTCATGGGGCGCCACCTCCACGCAGCGGCACAAAGCTTACTGGGAGCAGCTGCCGCGTCGTGATGCTTCCATCCCGTCGCTTCTCGACCAGCATGAGAAACTGGGTCGCGAAGGGACCTCCCACGGGGACGACCATCCGGCCCCCTCTTGCGAGCTGCTCAACCAGCGGCGGCGGGATGTGGCTGGCAGCGGCGGTCACCACGATGCCGTCGAAAGGCGCGCGCGCGGGCCAACCATAGTAACCGTCGTCTACCTTCACCTCGACATTGTTGTAGCGGAGCTCCGCGAGGCGGGCGGCCGCCCTTTCGCCCAGTTGCGGTATGATCTCAATCGAATAGACCTTCGCTGCGAGCGGCGACAAAACGGCTGCCTGATAGCCCGAGCCAGTACCGATCTCGAGGACAGAGTCGCCAGCCCCGACATTGATCAGGTCGGTCATCAGCGCGACGATGAAGGGCTGTGAGATGGTCTGACCGTATCCGATCGGCAACGGCCGATCTCGATAGGCCGCGCCGCGCTGCTCCTCGGGCACGAAAAGGTGGCGCGGCACCTTCCCCATCGTTGTCAGAACTGCGGGATCGATGCCCCGCCCCTCGACCGCGGACGGCGCTGAGCGGGCGTGCCCTTTGATCGTTTCGATCATCGCCGTACGCTCGGCGGAGCGATCCTGAGCGGGTGCGGATGTCGATGCCATGGGGGCAGCGCTCGCGAGAACCACGACCAGCAACGTTTGGCACTGAGCGAGTCGACGCATGAACCCTCTCCCGGCTGGACCGACGAGTATAGTGGCGGTAGCGGCAATTTTGAACAAAACTCGCTCGTCTCTGCGGCGTTCCAGCTTATTGCTCCGGAAAAGAGCGAATGGCCCCGGGCCGGAGGAGGCATCGGCGGCCTTTAAACTTGATCGAGGGGAGGTGGGTTGAACGAGCCATCGAGCACTGTGAGGACGAGGGCGCTTTCGCTATAGATAGAGACCACGAAAAGGCGTCTACGCCTCCTCAGCGTCTCCACCTTTCGAGAGAACTTGTACCAGGCGGTCGCAATCGGCGTTATTGCCGGGCAGCAGGCTTACCGGATCGACGACACCCACACCGACGCCTATGGCATTTGCGGCCGCCCATGCCCAATCTTCCTGCGCGCGCTGAAGAAGCCTCGGAGCCTCCGTGGCAATGCACGCGCGTCCTGCCTGAAGGATCTCGGCTGATGGCACGCCCTGCAGGCGCTCTGACACCTCCGCCTGCAGTGGGCCCACGACAAGGATGGCGAACAGATAGCTGAGGAATTCCGACATTACGTGCTCCTGGTTAGTTGCGGCGTCAGATATAAGGATCGGTGCAGGCGAGGACCAGAGTACCTGCGCCGACTGCGACGACGAACCTGCAGGGTCAGAGTTCGGTGGCCGTTCTCAGTCTTAAAAAATCATAAAACGTCAATGGTTTAATTCCACAAGTGGGCGTTATGTGATCCGATTGCAGTCGAGCCTTTGTGCTAGGGGCGTCAGCTCCATTATGGCGATGCAGCGCCACCAACCCGCGCGCGCACCAGAATTGAGACGCACAGATAAGTCACCACACGACCGACTTGATCGATCACCGGGCGGTCCGGTGGTTGGTTTGTCGAATATGGACGTGTTGAATGCCGCGCTCCTCAAGCGGAAGTCGCCCTCGCCGCAGCGAGGGGATCCGACCTCAGGACGTGTAGGGCGAGAGTCTAGCTAGGACGAACTAGCCCGGAAAGCTGCATTGCGTTTTTAGCGGTCCTTACGGATGCGATAGCCCGCCCTGGGTCCCGACCTTCGCGGGCAGCCTTTCACCCGCGGATCAGGCGCCCAAGCTATTGTTCTTCAAGGGGAGCTTA
The Ensifer sp. WSM1721 genome window above contains:
- a CDS encoding plasmid stabilization protein, with product MASMTIRNLDDSLKQRLRLRAAAHGRSMEDEARDILRVALSTSERQPGNLAAAIRARIASTGGITLEVPPREAIREAPDFSR
- a CDS encoding SAM-dependent methyltransferase; the encoded protein is MRAGRLLPIGLISAATLAYEVLLIRLFSIIQWHHFAYMMISIALLGFGASGTFLALARRPLVERYPAAFAASAALFGITAVASFACAERLPFNPLEIVWNPRQLGWLAAIYALLILPFFFGATCIGLAFSRHPVQTGRVYAFDLVGAGIGALGIVGLLFLVFPSEALRFVAALGFAAAALAATGMARHRWFAAGILGLAAAVITVRLPPSWTAPGLHMSEYKGLRIALEVPNARVVEERSSPLGLLTVVESPTIPFRYAPGLSLANTQEPPAQLAVYTDGDSITAITTYGGDPATVAYLDRTTAALPYRILERPRVLILGAGGGEQVLLALRAGAEIVDAVEVNPQMIDLARNRFAEFVGGIFSRPNVHLHLAEARAFVATTGERYDLIQMPLLDSFGAAAAGVQSMHENYTYTVEAMRDYLAVLRADGIVAITRWLRMPPRDILKLFATATVALEADGVSQPGRHLVLIRSWNTATLLVAKSPFTGEDIAAIRRFAAENFFDVSWAPGISASDVNRYNQLDQEYLYAGALALLGPGRADFIERYKFDIAPATDNRPYFFDFFRWRALPELVTLRTQGGAAMLDWGYLILVTTLGQAAILSAVLILLPLWLRRHALGRAGHRLRFGLYFLALGLAFLFIEIAFIQRFVLFLGHPLYAVAVVLAGFLAFAGLGSAVAARWMAAVGRGSPVRGIAFAVVGIALLAATYLLALPLIFERFMALPDAAKIAITLLLIAPLAVFMGMPFPLGLGHVGARSDEFIPWAWGINGCASVLSAIVAALLAMHVGFTGVVAIAIILYLVAPALLAGLSDRYDQQGSVPDRNRSRVNPTA
- a CDS encoding protein-L-isoaspartate(D-aspartate) O-methyltransferase; this translates as MRRLAQCQTLLVVVLASAAPMASTSAPAQDRSAERTAMIETIKGHARSAPSAVEGRGIDPAVLTTMGKVPRHLFVPEEQRGAAYRDRPLPIGYGQTISQPFIVALMTDLINVGAGDSVLEIGTGSGYQAAVLSPLAAKVYSIEIIPQLGERAAARLAELRYNNVEVKVDDGYYGWPARAPFDGIVVTAAASHIPPPLVEQLARGGRMVVPVGGPFATQFLMLVEKRRDGSITTRQLLPVSFVPLRGGGAP